AATTAAAAGCAGCGTTGGCACAAGACTTGCCGGGCAGAGAAGAAGAAATCACGGAAGCTTTAGCTTGGCTGGGATGTATTTCGCATGGGATAGGAGAAAACCGTAAAAATACGTGGAGAATTACAAGAAAGGGTATGTTAGAGGCCAGAATATATAAACCCAGGAATTTACTTGAAAAAATTCAAAACAAACTTTATGGGCTTAAAATTTAGTCTGACCTAAAACAAAAAATCTTAATAAATAGAAAACAGGAAATTAAAATTGGGGGAGTATATATCTTATTGGATACCCACAAAAGCGCCAATTGATCCACGGGCATTTAGAAAAGGCAAAATAGAATTTTTCTCTATTTCTGAGCCACAGAAAAAAGAGCAATATAAAATCGATATTGAACTAACAACAGATGATAACTCATATCCTAAATTTATAAAAATAGAATTTTCTGGAAAAAACAAAATAGCTGCTAACCTTAAAATTAAAGACTTTACGAAAGAAGGGGTTCTTATATGTGAGATTGTATACATAGATCCTAAAATTAAAGGTGCATTAAATAGGGCTATATATCATGGAATTAAAGAGTTTTATCATGAGCATGAGTATCATTCAGAAGATGAAGATTCATTAGTTATAGGATATATTTCATCTCAAATACCATCTTACAAAGAAATAATAGAACACTATCTCTTAATATATAGAAACAAGCTATATGAACAGTATGAAAGAATACAAATTTTTCTAAAAGATATTTTATCAAAACAAAGTTTTATCCATCTTCTAAGAGTTTTTGACAAAGCTAAAAAATTAGAAGAAACTTATACACAAGCTTTTGGAGAACTACAGTATGCAGAATATCTTATTACTTTAGCAAGAAAGGAAAATATAAACTCACCCCTTTTATCCGAGATTGAAAAAATTTTGATAAGAGCAGATTATGAAATATTTACCATACAAAACTCACGAATTTTGACATTAAAAGGGATTGTATATTCTTCAATTATAGCCTTAATAATCTCTACTCTTTATTTTCTTTTACCTCTTGTATTGTAAACTTTTAAAAATCATAATTATGAATAACCCTATACAAAAGATTTAAAGCAATTGGGAGTAATTATGGATATAATCCAAAAAATTAAAAATGAACTCAAAAAGGCCATAATTGGTCAGGAAAGAATGATAGACAGTCTTTTGATAGCCCTTATCACAGAAGGGCATATCCTTATAGAAGGTGTTCCGGGAATTGCCAAAACCACAGCAGTAAAAACACTTGGGAAAATTCTCAACCTTGATTTTAAAAGGATACAATTTACTCCAGACCTTATCCCATCAGACATTCTGGGAGGAGAGATATACATAATAGAAAAGGATGAATTCAGAGTTAAAAAGGGTCCCATATTTACAAATCTGCTTCTTGCTGATGAGATAAACAGGGCTCCTGCGAAAGTTCAGTCAGCACTGCTTGAAGCCATGCAAGAAAGACAGGTAACAATTGGAGAAGATACATTCACCCTTGATAAACCATTTATGGTAATGGCAACACTGAACCCTATTGAAGAGGAAGGAGTTTATAACCTGCCTGAAGCCCAGCTGGATAGATTTTTGATGAAAGTTGTGGTTGATTATCCGTCTGAAGAGGAAGAATATCAGATTCTAAGGCTTGTGACAGCACAGGAAGGAATAAGGAATGAAGGTGTTCAGGTAGAAGAGCCACAGCAAGTTGCATCAAAAAAGGATATTATTGTCCTGAAAGAACAATTAAAAGAGATTCATGTTGATAAAGAAGTTGAAAAATATATGGTTGAATTAACAATGGCAACGAGACAGCCTGAGAAATACGGAATAGATAAAAAGCTTATCAGACTGGGGTTAAGCCCAAGGGCAACTATAAATTTATATAAAGTTTCCAAAGCTGTAGCCTTACTAAATGGAAAAGATTATGTATCACCTGCAGATGTGCTTTTATATCTGAAGGACGTTTTCAGACATAGATTTATGGTTTCTTTCTATGCAGAAGCCGAAGGAATAACCACAGACCATATCATAGATATGATAGTTGAAAAAGTCCCTATGCCTTAAAGTTAAAAATGATTGAAAAAAGCAAAATTATATCCTTAAAAGCACGGCAGAAAGTTTTATCCTCTCTGGAAGGTATTCACAAAGCAATAATATTTGGTGAAGAAGATGATTTAAAGAATATCAGAGAATACACTTATGGGGATAACGTCAAAAGGATAAACTGGATAATAACAGCAAAAGAAAGAAAGCCCTATGTTGTGGAACGGGAAGAGCTAAAAAGCCAAAATATAATTATTGTTTTGCTTTTAGACCAGGAAATGCTTTTTAAAAATAAATTAGATAAACTTTCAGAGATTTTCGCCATTTTAGGCCATTCAGCCTTATATCACAAGGATAAGCTACATACCTATATTTTCACAGATAAAATGGAAAAATATTTTCCTCACAAAAACTATCCCCAACATATTACGGATATCCTTGATTTTATTTATTCATTAGATATTAAGGACAAAAAGATTAATACAGAAAATATATACAGATTTTTAAACAGACACAAAAGGTCTTTGATAATACTAATAGGAGATTTTGTTTATCCTATAAATATTTTAAATATTGCCTCAAAGCATAAATTGGCTGCAATCTGTGTAAGGGATAAAGATGAAGAAAATCCATCTAAATATACAGGTTTTCAGCTTAAATCCTTTGATAACAAAAGAAAAATTCCCCTTCTTGTATGGCCTATGGTAAGGGTCTATAAAAAAAATCTGGAAAAACTTGATGAAAATCTAAGACACCAGATTGTCTTAAAGAGAATTCCTTTTCAAAAAATATTTACAGATGAAGACCCATTTATAAAACTGAAACTAATGTTCAGGTGAGTCTTTGCTATCATCAAAAAATGTCAGCTTTTCAGGAACTTTTTCTATATATATTGACTGGCTTGGATATGCAAAAGAAGAGCCATTTTTTTCAATAATTTCCATAATTTTTAGATTTATATCCTCTTTAATTGCCATATACTCAATCCAATTTGCTGTATTTGTAAAGGCATAAATAAATATATCCAGAGAGCTATCATTAAATTTATCAAAGAAAACCAGCAATGTCTGGTCTTTTGCAATTCCCGGATGATTTTCCAGCATTTCCTTTATATCTTTAACTATTTTCTTAATCGTCTCTCCGGGGGTATCATAAACAAGGCCTATAGTCATCTTAATTCTTCTTATATTCCTTCTGGAAAAGTTTTCTATTGGGTTATTTGCTATATACTGGTTTGGAACTGTTATCAGGGACTTTTCAAATGTTCTTATTTTTGTTGTTCTCATTCCAAGGTCTTCAACTATTCCTTCTACACTGCCTACCTTTATCCATTCTCCTATTTTCAGGGATTTATCTGCAAGAATAGTCAAACCACCGAAAAAGTTAGCCGCTGTGTCTTTGGCAGCAAGGGCTATAGCCAGACCACCTATTCCAAGGGATGCAATAAGAGCTGTTACATTAATGCCCCATTCCTGAAGGATAGCTAAAAATCCAATCGTTATGATAAATGCTTTTGTGGCTTTTATAAGAAATGAACCGATTTCTCGGTAAAGTTCTTTCCCAAATTTTTGGGAAAACTTATATATATCATCTGTAAAAACATTTATACCGTTATAAAAAATCCAGAAGACCATAATGATAAATAAACTACGGACAAAATGCTGGAGTATATCTGCCCTGAGATTGATGATATCAAGGGCAAGCCAGAGGCCAATTACAACAAATAAAAATCTCAGGGGACTTTCTATCATAAGGAGAAGCTTGTCATCAATTGATGTTTTTGTTCTGGAGACTACTGTCCTTATGCTTTTAACGATAATTGCAGAAAAAAGATTTTTCAGAAGTAAGAAAAACAGTAAAACAATAAGGGCAAGAGCCCATTTGTAGAGGGGTGTTCCCAGAATAACCTGATTAAGTATCGTATTTATATTGCTTAAAAATCCATCCTGATTCATAGTTATTTATTATATCCTGATTTCTTCAAGGGAAGTTTGGGTTAAGACTTCTCCTTTATCCTTTCTGGCAACAACAATATTTTCAAGTCTTACGCCACCTATTCCTGGAATGTATATGCCCGGTTCAATGGTAAAAACAGTGTTTTCAAGGAGTCCATCTTCATTATTTTTATATATCCGTGGAGGTTCATGGATTTCTATTCCTACCCCGTGACCTGTGGAATGGATAAAATAATCACCGTAACCATACTTATCTATAACATTTCTTGCGGCAAGGTCTATCTCTTTTATTGGAATTCCGGCTTTTACCTTGCTAAGAGCTTCTAAATGAGCTTCTTTTACAATCTGATAAATTTTTTCTATTTCAGGGTGAACCTGTCCATAGAATACCGTTCTTGTAAAATCAGAACAATATCCCTCATATATAAGTCCCATATCTATCAGAACCGGACTGTTTCTTTCAATTTTTGTGTGTGATGTTTCATGATGGGGAACGGCAGAATTTTTTCCTGTTGCCACAATTGCCGGAAAGCTTTCATCTGTTCCACCTTCTATGAATATCTCATTTATTATTCTTCTTCTCAGGTCTAACTCATCTGTGGCTTGTGGTATCTGGGTTAGTATTTTTTCAAAGATTCTATCGGTTTTATGAACTGCTTCCCTGATTATTTTTATTTCTTCCTCAGTCTTCTGAATTCTAAACTCATCTAAAAATCCTGAATAGCCCTTAAGCTCTGTTTTCAAACCTTCTTTTAGAGCCTTATAAAACGATAT
This genomic stretch from Persephonella sp. harbors:
- a CDS encoding DUF58 domain-containing protein is translated as MIEKSKIISLKARQKVLSSLEGIHKAIIFGEEDDLKNIREYTYGDNVKRINWIITAKERKPYVVEREELKSQNIIIVLLLDQEMLFKNKLDKLSEIFAILGHSALYHKDKLHTYIFTDKMEKYFPHKNYPQHITDILDFIYSLDIKDKKINTENIYRFLNRHKRSLIILIGDFVYPINILNIASKHKLAAICVRDKDEENPSKYTGFQLKSFDNKRKIPLLVWPMVRVYKKNLEKLDENLRHQIVLKRIPFQKIFTDEDPFIKLKLMFR
- a CDS encoding Xaa-Pro peptidase family protein; the encoded protein is MKIKEIQDKIQKENLGSFFFSSRPNVFYLSRFKSSNAYVLLTQKEKFFITDSRYFEAAKEKLKGWNLIQLGEGGKPQIKHLQEILNEYGGNQIGFEEDRVTISFYKALKEGLKTELKGYSGFLDEFRIQKTEEEIKIIREAVHKTDRIFEKILTQIPQATDELDLRRRIINEIFIEGGTDESFPAIVATGKNSAVPHHETSHTKIERNSPVLIDMGLIYEGYCSDFTRTVFYGQVHPEIEKIYQIVKEAHLEALSKVKAGIPIKEIDLAARNVIDKYGYGDYFIHSTGHGVGIEIHEPPRIYKNNEDGLLENTVFTIEPGIYIPGIGGVRLENIVVARKDKGEVLTQTSLEEIRI
- a CDS encoding mechanosensitive ion channel family protein, with translation MNQDGFLSNINTILNQVILGTPLYKWALALIVLLFFLLLKNLFSAIIVKSIRTVVSRTKTSIDDKLLLMIESPLRFLFVVIGLWLALDIINLRADILQHFVRSLFIIMVFWIFYNGINVFTDDIYKFSQKFGKELYREIGSFLIKATKAFIITIGFLAILQEWGINVTALIASLGIGGLAIALAAKDTAANFFGGLTILADKSLKIGEWIKVGSVEGIVEDLGMRTTKIRTFEKSLITVPNQYIANNPIENFSRRNIRRIKMTIGLVYDTPGETIKKIVKDIKEMLENHPGIAKDQTLLVFFDKFNDSSLDIFIYAFTNTANWIEYMAIKEDINLKIMEIIEKNGSSFAYPSQSIYIEKVPEKLTFFDDSKDSPEH
- a CDS encoding MoxR family ATPase is translated as MDIIQKIKNELKKAIIGQERMIDSLLIALITEGHILIEGVPGIAKTTAVKTLGKILNLDFKRIQFTPDLIPSDILGGEIYIIEKDEFRVKKGPIFTNLLLADEINRAPAKVQSALLEAMQERQVTIGEDTFTLDKPFMVMATLNPIEEEGVYNLPEAQLDRFLMKVVVDYPSEEEEYQILRLVTAQEGIRNEGVQVEEPQQVASKKDIIVLKEQLKEIHVDKEVEKYMVELTMATRQPEKYGIDKKLIRLGLSPRATINLYKVSKAVALLNGKDYVSPADVLLYLKDVFRHRFMVSFYAEAEGITTDHIIDMIVEKVPMP